The Erythrobacter insulae genome window below encodes:
- a CDS encoding glycosyltransferase family protein, whose protein sequence is MMQLAPILVFGYNRPDKLDQVLKSLQRCPEFASSSVTIFVDGSKGSADIAKVEQVREVARSFQGPNVTHRIRDKNIGLKNSIREGVSKTFESHETAIIIEDDLVVAPGTLTYFNAALQKYADDDRVWSVSAYMYEVASCRENREAFFLPFANPWGWATWKRCWHAPEVEDQERAALLESRSFQTFFDGISTRDFASILALDERALVNSWFIHWYLKIFKAGGLTLWPPRSMIMNSGAADGTHASPLNFHRFLKKSPLSPDFVPQLPDDVCVDYKALDAIRGSPDARIQRTISKLGGYRRRLKAALR, encoded by the coding sequence ATGATGCAACTCGCACCGATTTTGGTTTTCGGATACAATCGTCCGGATAAGCTCGACCAGGTTTTGAAGTCCCTCCAGCGATGCCCGGAGTTTGCCTCCAGCTCGGTCACCATCTTCGTCGATGGATCAAAGGGTTCAGCTGATATCGCCAAGGTGGAGCAGGTCCGCGAAGTCGCTCGTTCTTTCCAGGGGCCCAATGTCACGCACCGGATCCGCGACAAGAATATCGGATTGAAAAACTCGATCCGTGAAGGCGTTTCCAAGACGTTCGAAAGCCATGAAACAGCAATCATCATAGAAGATGATCTTGTTGTTGCTCCGGGCACTCTGACTTATTTCAACGCTGCATTGCAGAAATATGCAGATGATGACCGAGTGTGGTCCGTTTCCGCCTATATGTATGAAGTGGCAAGTTGCCGCGAAAACCGCGAAGCGTTCTTTCTGCCATTTGCCAATCCGTGGGGATGGGCCACGTGGAAACGTTGCTGGCATGCGCCCGAAGTAGAAGATCAAGAGAGGGCAGCGCTGCTGGAGTCCCGCAGCTTCCAAACTTTCTTTGACGGGATCAGCACGAGAGACTTCGCCTCTATTCTTGCATTGGATGAACGCGCGCTCGTGAACAGCTGGTTCATTCACTGGTATCTGAAGATTTTCAAGGCAGGCGGGCTAACGCTTTGGCCTCCGCGATCGATGATTATGAATTCAGGCGCGGCCGACGGTACCCATGCAAGCCCATTGAACTTCCATCGTTTCTTGAAGAAAAGTCCGCTGTCGCCAGACTTTGTCCCGCAATTACCGGATGATGTCTGCGTGGATTATAAAGCGCTAGACGCCATAAGGGGGTCGCCTGACGCCAGGATTCAGCGCACTATTTCCAAATTGGGCGGCTACCGACGCCGATTAAAGGCGGCATTGCGCTAA
- a CDS encoding UDP-glucose dehydrogenase family protein, translated as MKIAMVGSGYVGLVSGACFADFGHDVVCIDKDQSKIDRLHDGIMPIYEPGLDALVESNVKVGRLTFTTSLAEGIEGADAIFIAVGTPSRRGDGHADLSFVYAVAKEVGDSLQNDAVVVTKSTVPVGTGDEVERIIKETGTAHKVSVVSNPEFLREGAAIGDFKHPDRIVIGAEDEFGRDIMHEVYRPLFLNESPILFTSRRSSELIKYAANAFLATKITFINEMADLCEKVGANVQDVSRGIGMDGRIGAKFLHAGPGYGGSCFPKDTIALLKTAEDYDSPTRIVEAVVKVNESRKRAMGRKVLDALGGAENARGKKAALLGLTFKPNTDDMRDSPAIAVAQTLTDAGVEVSAYDPEGMELAQPLMPNVKMCGDPYEAIDGADATVIVTEWDAFRALDLEKVKATANAPVLVDLRNIYTPDDLRAKGFEYSSIGRN; from the coding sequence ATGAAAATTGCAATGGTAGGCTCAGGCTATGTTGGCCTTGTTTCAGGAGCGTGTTTTGCCGATTTTGGCCATGATGTCGTCTGTATCGACAAAGACCAAAGCAAAATTGATCGCCTGCATGACGGCATTATGCCGATTTATGAGCCAGGCCTTGATGCGTTGGTCGAAAGCAATGTTAAGGTCGGCCGCTTAACCTTTACGACCAGCTTAGCCGAAGGGATTGAAGGCGCCGACGCTATTTTCATCGCTGTGGGCACACCAAGCCGGCGCGGTGATGGCCACGCGGACCTTAGCTTTGTCTATGCAGTTGCAAAGGAAGTGGGCGACAGCCTGCAGAACGACGCTGTGGTCGTTACCAAATCGACCGTACCCGTCGGCACCGGTGATGAGGTTGAGCGGATCATCAAGGAAACAGGCACTGCGCATAAAGTCTCGGTCGTCTCCAACCCTGAATTCCTGCGCGAAGGCGCGGCGATTGGCGATTTCAAACACCCCGATCGTATCGTCATCGGCGCGGAGGACGAGTTCGGGCGTGACATCATGCACGAAGTGTATCGCCCGCTCTTCCTCAATGAATCGCCGATCCTGTTCACCTCACGCCGATCAAGCGAGCTGATCAAATACGCAGCCAATGCTTTTCTGGCGACCAAGATCACGTTTATCAACGAGATGGCGGATCTGTGTGAAAAGGTTGGCGCCAATGTGCAGGACGTGAGCCGCGGGATTGGCATGGATGGACGGATCGGCGCCAAATTCCTTCATGCAGGTCCGGGTTATGGCGGTTCGTGCTTTCCAAAGGATACGATCGCGCTGCTCAAAACTGCAGAGGACTATGACAGCCCTACACGGATCGTCGAAGCTGTTGTCAAAGTGAATGAGAGCCGCAAACGCGCCATGGGCCGCAAAGTTCTCGACGCTCTGGGCGGTGCGGAAAATGCCCGCGGAAAAAAAGCTGCATTGCTAGGACTGACATTCAAGCCGAACACGGATGACATGCGTGACAGCCCTGCCATTGCTGTGGCGCAAACCTTGACCGATGCCGGCGTTGAAGTGTCGGCTTACGATCCGGAAGGAATGGAATTGGCGCAGCCTTTGATGCCCAATGTCAAAATGTGCGGAGACCCTTATGAGGCGATCGATGGGGCCGATGCGACCGTGATCGTGACCGAATGGGACGCGTTCCGGGCTCTGGATCTGGAAAAGGTCAAGGCGACCGCGAATGCGCCCGTTCTGGTCGATCTGCGCAACATTTACACCCCTGATGACCTGCGTGCAAAAGGCTTTGAATATTCGTCGATTGGGCGGAACTAG
- the gmd gene encoding GDP-mannose 4,6-dehydratase: protein MTKKALITGITGQDGSYLAEFLLEKGYEVHGIKRRASLFNTQRIDHIYQDPHDKGQRLKLHYGDLTDTSNLTRIIKEVEPDEVYNLAAQSHVAVSFEAPEYTADVDGIGTLRMLEAIRFLGMEEKTRFYQASTSELYGLVQETPQKETTPFYPRSPYAVAKLYSYWITVNYREAYGMYACNGILFNHESPRRGETFVTRKITRGLANIAQGLEPCLHMGNIDALRDWGHARDYVRMQWMMLQQDAADDFVIATGRQYSVREFIRWSAEGLGVTLEFSGAGVDEVATVAAINGEKAPALKVGDVVLRIDPRYFRPAEVETLLGDPTKAREKLGWEPEITTREMCAEMVAEDLQAAQRHAFLAKSGYEMPVSIES, encoded by the coding sequence ATGACGAAGAAAGCTCTAATTACCGGGATCACTGGCCAGGATGGCTCGTATCTCGCCGAATTTCTGCTCGAAAAGGGTTATGAAGTGCACGGGATTAAACGCCGGGCCTCGCTTTTCAATACCCAGCGCATTGATCATATTTATCAAGATCCCCATGACAAAGGCCAAAGACTGAAGCTGCACTATGGCGATCTGACTGACACTTCGAACCTTACGCGGATCATCAAAGAGGTCGAGCCGGACGAAGTCTACAACCTCGCGGCGCAAAGCCATGTGGCGGTTAGTTTTGAAGCGCCGGAATATACCGCAGATGTCGATGGCATAGGGACTTTAAGGATGCTTGAAGCGATCCGGTTCCTGGGCATGGAAGAAAAGACGCGCTTTTATCAGGCATCAACTTCTGAGCTTTACGGTTTGGTGCAGGAGACGCCGCAAAAAGAGACAACTCCATTCTACCCGCGCTCCCCTTATGCCGTTGCCAAGCTGTATTCGTATTGGATTACGGTCAATTACCGCGAGGCTTACGGAATGTATGCCTGCAACGGAATTCTGTTTAACCACGAGAGCCCGCGTCGCGGAGAGACTTTTGTAACCCGTAAGATCACGCGCGGCCTTGCCAATATTGCACAAGGCCTCGAGCCGTGCCTGCATATGGGCAATATCGATGCGCTGCGTGATTGGGGGCATGCGCGTGATTATGTCCGTATGCAGTGGATGATGTTGCAGCAAGACGCCGCAGATGATTTCGTTATTGCGACCGGACGCCAGTATTCTGTCCGCGAATTCATCCGCTGGTCAGCAGAAGGGCTCGGCGTCACTCTGGAATTTTCCGGAGCGGGGGTTGATGAGGTGGCAACGGTCGCCGCGATCAACGGTGAGAAAGCGCCCGCACTTAAAGTCGGTGATGTAGTGCTGCGGATTGATCCGCGCTATTTCCGTCCTGCAGAAGTCGAGACGTTGCTGGGTGATCCTACAAAAGCCCGCGAAAAGCTGGGTTGGGAGCCGGAGATCACCACACGTGAAATGTGCGCCGAAATGGTTGCCGAGGATTTGCAGGCTGCACAGCGGCACGCATTCTTGGCCAAAAGTGGATATGAAATGCCTGTCAGCATCGAAAGCTGA
- a CDS encoding polysaccharide biosynthesis/export family protein — translation MTSQLKILVISLAALTLNACATDRTFGAASSIEVTELEDLPAPVYEIGYTIGPQEKLEIIVVGAEDISGAFFTDGLGNVTFPLLGKLELAEKSATQAGEIIADRLRGKYLIDPQVRVIPEEPAPPTISIGGQVERPGAYPAVGKTTLLRLINQAEGFGSYAKTDDVLIMRTVDGLQYIGLYNAGAIMRGNYPDPQLFANDVVMVGDSAAKRRIETILGLVPIFTSSVILVDRVVR, via the coding sequence ATGACATCCCAATTAAAAATTCTGGTCATTTCGCTTGCTGCTTTAACGCTGAACGCATGCGCGACGGATCGAACCTTTGGGGCTGCGTCGAGTATTGAGGTCACCGAACTAGAGGACTTGCCGGCTCCGGTTTACGAAATTGGCTACACTATCGGGCCTCAGGAAAAGCTCGAAATCATTGTAGTCGGCGCCGAAGACATTAGCGGAGCATTTTTTACAGACGGATTGGGAAATGTGACCTTCCCGTTGTTGGGAAAGTTGGAGCTCGCTGAAAAATCTGCGACGCAAGCTGGCGAAATCATTGCTGATCGGCTGCGCGGCAAATATCTGATCGACCCACAAGTGCGAGTTATCCCAGAAGAACCCGCGCCGCCTACCATTTCGATTGGCGGTCAGGTGGAGCGCCCCGGCGCCTATCCCGCTGTTGGGAAGACAACACTTCTTAGGTTGATCAATCAGGCCGAGGGATTTGGCTCTTATGCAAAGACCGACGATGTTCTGATTATGCGTACCGTCGATGGCCTACAATATATCGGCTTGTATAACGCCGGGGCCATTATGCGCGGGAATTATCCTGACCCGCAGTTGTTTGCGAATGATGTTGTGATGGTCGGTGATTCTGCGGCCAAACGCCGGATCGAAACGATCCTTGGACTGGTGCCAATCTTCACTTCCTCCGTCATCCTTGTTGACCGCGTAGTCCGCTAA
- a CDS encoding GumC family protein, which yields MMDPAAGDDANPYEKGNGFSLDIERYLNELFALKYWLAGIVAGAVLLGVLATLLATKLYQADARIEISLDATNLTDIDPVRSRSRAAELQYLNTQYELLESRFMASRVVDAANLTRDPEFFEIFQIAEADAINENDVEKLLLANITIEPLAQSTLVDVSFSSPSPELSQKIANLWAEEFVASNYEKLFGENVEAREFLSEQIAELREKLAVSEEALVDYAITNQLLVVESVRSDGNSGSDTASQSLIANDVTTLNQSLAQATADRIAAQGALVSGDFPSQDPRNQLRSELVQAEAELARLQSLFGPDYPALVQQQALVDSLTVSLNGRVRAAFEAAKIREGNLRSELERAKREFLGQQGQGIQYGILKREVDTNRELYEALLQRFKELEASGAGKNTIQLIDRAEEPEFPYSPSLIQNIAIGLVVGLILCALLIYLRVLLSETVRDPQELERRLAIPNLGVVPESKNPDIVGELSQVSSEVNEAYKSVRTNLTLLTPQGAPQVMMVTSTVPGEGKSITATGIAANFARIGKRTLLLDADLRNSKLVGTLGPDSVESAAVVDLLTNEAPLMSAVTRHDEFGFDYLLAGRTPPNPAELLAGSRLTQLVEEARNNYDIIIIDSAPMLSLSDAVEVSRAVDGAIYVIQYDRMKIRNIEQALERLRRSGTQIFGAIVTQASTTGYGYGYGYGYGYGYGYGAEPGDAAEDGVAGTSRN from the coding sequence ATGATGGACCCCGCAGCCGGTGACGATGCCAATCCCTATGAAAAGGGCAACGGTTTCTCGTTGGATATCGAACGGTACCTCAATGAACTCTTTGCGCTAAAATACTGGCTCGCTGGGATTGTTGCGGGCGCCGTGCTGCTTGGTGTTCTCGCGACATTGCTGGCGACCAAACTGTATCAAGCCGATGCCCGCATTGAGATTTCGCTGGATGCGACCAATCTGACCGACATCGATCCAGTCAGATCGCGCTCGCGGGCAGCTGAACTGCAATATCTCAACACTCAGTATGAATTGCTCGAATCGCGTTTCATGGCTTCACGTGTCGTCGACGCGGCGAATCTCACGCGGGATCCAGAATTTTTTGAAATTTTTCAGATAGCCGAAGCGGATGCGATCAACGAAAATGACGTTGAGAAGCTGTTGCTTGCGAACATTACAATCGAGCCATTGGCTCAATCAACTCTCGTCGATGTAAGCTTTTCCAGCCCATCTCCGGAGCTTTCACAGAAAATAGCCAATTTGTGGGCTGAAGAATTTGTTGCTTCGAATTACGAGAAGCTTTTCGGCGAAAACGTTGAAGCACGTGAATTCCTCAGTGAGCAGATCGCTGAGCTGCGCGAAAAGCTGGCTGTCTCGGAAGAGGCGCTTGTCGATTACGCCATCACCAATCAATTGCTTGTCGTTGAATCGGTCCGCTCTGACGGGAATTCAGGCTCGGATACGGCGAGCCAGTCGCTGATCGCCAATGATGTGACCACTCTAAACCAGTCATTGGCTCAGGCGACTGCGGATAGAATTGCCGCGCAGGGAGCGCTTGTTTCAGGCGACTTCCCGAGCCAGGATCCACGCAATCAATTGCGTTCGGAGCTGGTCCAGGCTGAAGCGGAACTGGCGAGGCTTCAGTCTCTTTTCGGACCTGATTATCCGGCTTTGGTTCAACAGCAGGCACTGGTTGATTCGCTCACCGTTTCTTTGAACGGCCGCGTGCGTGCCGCGTTTGAGGCAGCGAAGATACGAGAAGGCAATCTGCGTTCGGAACTTGAGCGAGCAAAGCGCGAGTTTCTCGGCCAGCAGGGTCAGGGAATCCAGTACGGTATCCTCAAACGCGAAGTGGATACCAACCGTGAACTCTACGAAGCCCTTCTCCAACGTTTCAAAGAATTGGAAGCGTCCGGCGCAGGTAAAAATACCATTCAATTGATCGACCGGGCTGAAGAGCCTGAGTTCCCATACTCGCCTTCTTTGATCCAGAATATTGCGATTGGGCTGGTCGTTGGTCTTATCCTGTGTGCTCTGCTGATCTATCTTCGTGTCCTTCTAAGCGAGACGGTGCGTGACCCGCAAGAGCTCGAGCGTAGGCTGGCCATTCCGAACCTCGGTGTTGTTCCGGAATCGAAGAATCCAGATATTGTCGGAGAGCTCTCCCAGGTATCTTCAGAAGTGAATGAGGCCTATAAATCGGTTCGCACAAACCTGACGCTTTTGACGCCGCAAGGCGCTCCACAGGTTATGATGGTTACCTCGACCGTCCCGGGAGAGGGCAAAAGCATTACCGCCACTGGTATCGCGGCAAACTTTGCGCGCATTGGCAAGCGAACACTTTTGCTGGATGCCGACCTGCGGAATTCAAAACTTGTCGGCACTTTAGGACCCGACAGCGTTGAATCAGCCGCGGTTGTCGATTTGCTGACCAATGAAGCTCCGCTGATGTCTGCTGTCACCCGCCATGATGAGTTTGGTTTCGATTATCTTCTGGCTGGACGTACGCCGCCGAATCCGGCTGAACTTCTGGCTGGCAGCCGCCTTACTCAGCTCGTTGAGGAGGCCCGTAACAATTACGATATCATCATTATCGACAGCGCCCCAATGCTCTCGCTTAGCGATGCTGTCGAGGTTTCCCGCGCTGTCGATGGCGCAATCTATGTCATACAGTATGATCGTATGAAAATCCGTAACATCGAACAAGCTCTTGAACGCTTGCGCCGTTCGGGCACTCAGATTTTCGGGGCGATCGTAACACAGGCGAGCACGACCGGTTACGGCTATGGGTACGGCTATGGGTACGGCTATGGCTATGGCTATGGCGCAGAACCCGGCGACGCAGCCGAAGATGGTGTAGCCGGCACTTCCCGGAATTGA
- a CDS encoding O-antigen ligase family protein — MMKLQATRHLQPNPNFALIAAALLIVVVGLFGGSSRHDAVQNLALRPLVALFLIPALYFAGGEAMRRGRSLLIILGLLGVWMAVQLVPLPPSFWQSLPMRESIAEMDQLVGLQGTWRPISLAPSRGWNALFSLIVPIVALLLVLSMRLKGRTLLILIAGLAAIDAVFGLLQVSLSGDRLLYLYKITNSGSPVGLFANENHSAIFSVLGLLVLARLGLTSAAFKEPPWARLLYSFAYVLLVLVALVSGSRAGLVAALLALCATAAMAWFARQGSASRPNRIGTVTQSNLPTPTARTLLIVFVALSGAVLAAFFFLEGSPGLTSFVGQNAMEDLRWKIWPILQEMISVFWLLGTGFGSFNEVYYTFEPTELLSPSYVNQAHNDWAQYLIEGGVPAAALFAAFVVWMRKSALCLLSSSKPLFIMCFWLPIFIIIVAASVVDYPLRTPIFQLVFVWLLLALDEDGESQRPSS, encoded by the coding sequence ATGATGAAGCTTCAGGCAACCCGACACCTTCAGCCTAACCCAAACTTTGCCCTCATTGCCGCTGCACTATTGATAGTGGTGGTCGGGCTTTTCGGAGGCAGTTCACGCCACGATGCTGTGCAAAATCTGGCGCTGCGTCCGCTTGTTGCATTGTTCCTGATTCCTGCACTGTATTTTGCAGGCGGCGAGGCAATGAGGAGGGGGCGCTCTCTGCTTATAATTCTGGGTTTACTCGGCGTGTGGATGGCCGTTCAGCTCGTTCCCTTGCCGCCCAGCTTTTGGCAGTCTCTGCCGATGCGCGAATCCATTGCCGAGATGGACCAGCTGGTCGGCCTGCAAGGGACCTGGCGCCCAATCTCGCTCGCGCCAAGCCGCGGGTGGAATGCACTTTTCTCTTTGATTGTGCCGATTGTTGCCCTGCTTTTGGTTTTGTCGATGCGGTTAAAGGGCCGAACGCTGCTGATACTGATTGCTGGTCTTGCAGCGATTGATGCGGTCTTTGGCCTGTTGCAGGTTTCGCTCAGCGGTGACAGGCTTTTGTACTTGTACAAGATCACCAATTCGGGCTCACCGGTTGGGCTCTTTGCCAATGAAAATCATTCCGCAATTTTTTCGGTACTGGGCTTGCTGGTACTGGCGCGGCTCGGCCTGACTTCGGCGGCTTTCAAAGAGCCTCCTTGGGCGCGTCTTCTGTATTCATTCGCCTATGTTCTGTTGGTGTTAGTTGCATTGGTTAGCGGCTCTCGTGCTGGCTTGGTCGCGGCTCTGCTCGCCCTTTGTGCAACAGCTGCGATGGCTTGGTTTGCACGTCAAGGGAGTGCCAGTCGTCCAAATCGAATCGGCACCGTCACTCAATCAAATCTTCCAACGCCAACGGCCCGCACTCTTTTGATCGTATTTGTGGCGCTATCTGGCGCTGTGCTGGCGGCGTTCTTCTTTCTGGAGGGCTCCCCTGGCTTGACCTCTTTTGTCGGCCAAAATGCTATGGAAGATCTGCGTTGGAAGATCTGGCCGATTTTGCAGGAGATGATTTCTGTTTTCTGGCTGCTCGGCACTGGTTTTGGCTCTTTTAACGAGGTGTATTACACATTTGAGCCAACAGAATTGTTGTCTCCGAGCTATGTCAATCAGGCGCATAACGATTGGGCGCAGTACCTTATCGAAGGCGGCGTTCCTGCAGCCGCGCTTTTTGCGGCGTTTGTGGTTTGGATGCGGAAGAGCGCGCTCTGCTTGCTCTCCTCTTCAAAACCGCTTTTCATAATGTGCTTTTGGTTGCCGATTTTCATCATTATTGTGGCAGCGTCAGTGGTCGATTACCCTCTTCGCACCCCTATCTTTCAGCTTGTATTTGTCTGGCTTTTGCTTGCGCTCGACGAGGATGGTGAAAGCCAACGACCATCCTCCTGA
- a CDS encoding glycosyltransferase family 2 protein, which produces MKISVVTAVYNRADTVRAAIESVQAQSYSNIEHVIQDGGSKDGTLDVVHSASNAQTVVFSERDNGIYDAINRGIANTSGDVIGLMHSDDMFAGPDVLAKVAAAFQDSSMDGVYGDLQYVASDDPSRIIRHWRSKGYSPAKLKQGWMPPHPTLYLRRHVFDANGLYDTKLQIAADYDAMLRYLVHGKISLAYIPEVLVKMRVGGESNRSLERILQKSREDLTAIRRNGVGGIDVLVQKNLRKVGQFFVKDRTGQ; this is translated from the coding sequence ATGAAAATCTCCGTCGTAACCGCAGTCTATAACCGCGCCGACACCGTTCGTGCCGCGATTGAAAGTGTGCAGGCTCAATCTTATTCTAATATTGAACATGTGATCCAGGATGGCGGGTCGAAAGACGGAACACTTGACGTCGTTCACTCAGCATCAAACGCTCAAACAGTTGTTTTTTCCGAGCGCGACAATGGTATTTACGACGCTATCAATCGCGGCATAGCAAATACAAGCGGCGATGTGATTGGTTTGATGCATTCGGACGACATGTTTGCAGGGCCAGACGTGCTTGCCAAAGTTGCCGCAGCTTTCCAGGATTCAAGCATGGACGGTGTTTATGGTGATCTTCAATACGTCGCTTCCGATGATCCTTCGCGGATTATTCGCCACTGGCGATCAAAGGGCTATTCTCCGGCGAAGCTAAAACAGGGCTGGATGCCTCCGCATCCCACCCTTTACTTGCGCCGTCATGTATTTGACGCGAACGGCCTTTACGACACAAAACTGCAAATTGCGGCGGACTATGATGCTATGTTGCGATACCTTGTGCACGGGAAAATTTCGCTGGCTTATATTCCCGAAGTTCTTGTCAAAATGCGCGTGGGCGGCGAAAGCAACCGCTCACTCGAGCGCATCCTGCAAAAAAGCAGGGAAGACCTCACAGCCATTCGCCGAAATGGTGTGGGGGGGATAGATGTGCTGGTTCAGAAGAACCTACGTAAGGTCGGACAATTCTTTGTGAAAGATAGAACGGGACAATGA
- a CDS encoding O-antigen ligase family protein, producing MILRGFFYYLVTWSLAGYFLLAAVTHVLGLDNSTISLIFRAIGGVFAGVLIAFAARRRFDLNLLLIIIFGVAYSTQLALTLHVRGEPSALQPFAYWAWALGGCIFPAIATYLCFTADKQLWTVRLVLGVAVASTCFMLVFGSSMSFASGGLGVDTGRWNIPSVNPIAMGHLGATTILVALGWLLGRSRITIKQMGIAGAAAMAGGLLLLLANSRGPLLALAVCLFILALARFNRRGTAVLLVVALSGAAVLMATQYDLIVEGVLKRFSLISSGQDRATELRFIAFNGAWDQFAGSPLMGDGIEERNTGFYPHNVILEALMATGLVGAIPFVLLLARAVLASWEIVRQNEQLIWLALLQIQYLIAAQLSGSIYQSTALWVTTAAVLAATSKAAVRPASTKRRRLSPSSRPRPPIRRPTAPHA from the coding sequence ATGATTTTACGGGGCTTCTTTTACTACCTGGTGACATGGTCCTTGGCGGGTTACTTCCTGCTTGCGGCTGTTACCCATGTGCTTGGCCTCGACAACTCAACGATTTCATTGATTTTTCGTGCGATCGGAGGCGTCTTTGCAGGTGTTCTGATTGCTTTTGCTGCACGTCGCCGGTTCGATTTGAATCTGCTTTTGATCATCATATTCGGTGTCGCCTATTCAACTCAGCTCGCGCTGACCTTGCATGTCCGCGGCGAACCTTCCGCATTGCAGCCTTTTGCGTATTGGGCTTGGGCGCTGGGGGGGTGCATCTTCCCTGCGATCGCTACCTATCTGTGTTTTACCGCTGATAAACAGCTCTGGACTGTCCGATTGGTGCTTGGTGTCGCAGTTGCCTCTACTTGCTTTATGCTTGTTTTCGGGAGCTCCATGAGCTTTGCGTCAGGCGGACTGGGCGTTGATACGGGCAGATGGAACATCCCTTCGGTCAATCCGATCGCGATGGGCCACTTGGGCGCGACGACGATCCTTGTCGCGCTCGGTTGGTTGCTTGGTCGATCTCGCATAACCATCAAGCAGATGGGTATTGCGGGGGCAGCTGCCATGGCCGGCGGATTGCTGTTGCTTCTGGCTAATTCTCGCGGACCCTTGCTCGCGCTTGCAGTGTGTTTGTTTATCCTTGCGCTTGCGCGGTTCAATCGACGTGGCACCGCGGTTCTTTTGGTTGTCGCTCTGAGCGGCGCTGCTGTATTGATGGCTACCCAGTATGACCTGATTGTGGAAGGTGTTCTCAAACGCTTTTCGCTGATCTCCTCAGGCCAAGACAGGGCAACTGAGTTGCGTTTTATCGCGTTTAATGGCGCATGGGATCAATTCGCCGGATCGCCCCTCATGGGCGACGGAATCGAAGAACGAAATACTGGCTTTTACCCCCACAATGTGATCCTCGAGGCCCTTATGGCCACGGGACTGGTTGGCGCGATACCGTTTGTCCTGTTGCTCGCTCGCGCTGTTTTGGCATCTTGGGAAATTGTGCGACAAAATGAGCAGCTTATTTGGCTCGCTCTGCTGCAGATCCAATATTTGATAGCGGCGCAGCTTTCGGGCTCAATCTATCAGTCGACAGCCTTATGGGTTACCACCGCAGCTGTTTTGGCTGCGACATCCAAAGCGGCAGTTAGGCCTGCCAGTACCAAGCGCCGCCGCCTCTCGCCAAGCTCTCGCCCCCGCCCACCAATTCGCCGTCCGACTGCCCCTCATGCGTAG
- the fabI gene encoding enoyl-ACP reductase FabI, whose translation MSATGAKLMAGKRGLIMGLANDKSLAWGIAKQLAEHGAELAFSYQGEALAKRVRPLAEQLGSDFTFECDVSDMDALDAAFDTLKERWDTLDFVVHAIGFSDKSELRGKYVDTSLDNFLMTMNISAYSLVAVTKRAAEMMPESGGSIVTLTYYGAEKVVPHYNVMGVAKAALETSVKYLANDLGPRNIRVNAISAGPVKTLAASGIGDFRYILKWNELNAPLRRNITIDDVGGSGLYLLSDLSSGVTGETHHVDGGYHVVGMKQEDAPDIALG comes from the coding sequence ATGAGCGCAACTGGAGCGAAATTGATGGCCGGCAAACGCGGCCTCATCATGGGCCTTGCCAATGACAAGTCACTGGCCTGGGGCATTGCCAAGCAATTGGCAGAGCACGGCGCGGAGCTTGCGTTTTCGTATCAAGGCGAAGCTCTGGCTAAACGGGTCCGGCCTCTGGCCGAGCAATTGGGCAGCGATTTTACCTTTGAATGCGACGTTTCCGATATGGACGCGCTCGACGCTGCATTTGATACTTTGAAAGAGCGCTGGGACACGCTGGATTTCGTGGTCCACGCCATCGGCTTTTCCGACAAAAGCGAACTGCGCGGAAAATATGTCGACACCAGTCTCGACAATTTCCTGATGACGATGAACATCTCGGCCTATTCTCTGGTCGCCGTGACCAAGCGCGCGGCCGAAATGATGCCGGAAAGTGGTGGAAGCATTGTGACGCTGACCTATTACGGCGCCGAAAAGGTTGTGCCGCATTATAATGTGATGGGGGTTGCGAAAGCAGCGCTCGAAACCAGCGTGAAATACCTCGCCAACGATCTGGGCCCGCGCAACATCCGGGTGAACGCGATCAGCGCAGGGCCGGTGAAGACCCTCGCCGCCAGCGGCATTGGTGATTTCCGCTACATCCTGAAATGGAATGAGCTTAACGCTCCGCTGCGCCGGAATATCACGATTGACGATGTCGGCGGATCGGGTCTGTATCTGCTGTCGGATCTGTCATCCGGCGTGACCGGAGAAACCCACCATGTCGATGGCGGGTATCACGTGGTCGGCATGAAACAGGAAGACGCGCCGGATATTGCGCTGGGGTAA